The genomic stretch TTTATCGAATTACCTGATGGTTACGAGGCTCAGATGCGTCCGCGGAGTGGATTGGCTTTAAACGAAGGAATCACTTTGTTGAATACTCCGGGAACGATTGACGCTGATTATAGAGGGGAAATCGGGGTTATTTTAGTGAATTTGTCTCATGAAGTAACACAGATTAATGACGGGGACAGAATTTGCCAGATGGTGATTAATAAGGTTGAACAGGCTGAATTAATTGAAGTGGAGGAATTGGGCGAAACGGAGAGAGGGAGAGGAGGTTTCGGTCACACGGGTAAACAATAAATCATTTATAATGACTAAACTAGGTCGATTATTATTTGTTTTTTTATTGCTTTTGTGTACTACTCAGCTTTTTGCTGATAAA from Butyricimonas virosa encodes the following:
- the dut gene encoding dUTP diphosphatase, giving the protein MKIKIVNKSKHPLPEYKTKLSAGLDIRANIDEPIMLKSLERKLVPTGLFIELPDGYEAQMRPRSGLALNEGITLLNTPGTIDADYRGEIGVILVNLSHEVTQINDGDRICQMVINKVEQAELIEVEELGETERGRGGFGHTGKQ